One Festucalex cinctus isolate MCC-2025b chromosome 1, RoL_Fcin_1.0, whole genome shotgun sequence genomic region harbors:
- the tyw3 gene encoding tRNA wybutosine-synthesizing protein 3 homolog isoform X1, with protein sequence MEKSFSEWKKRCLSKSDLSKKGNVDEDIVHLVSLLNSYEEYFTTSSCSGRITVIDTAPESCVVQKKNLVWLFVSHMKCTFDDVMSALDSSCGSAVLKFEPFVLHVQCRTLEDARLMLAAAVQSGFRNSGLTLSKTGKIIMAVRCTHSLEVPLSHQGKLLVSHEYVHFLIGIANKKMEENLRRIERFYQSIQTTVMKNKHQTLLDKEKKLATKKNKSIVRQKLGHQTDDCHNNEGSSIIEMDEDLHLAKCFSSVL encoded by the exons ATGGAGAAAAGCTTCAGTGAGTGGAAGAAACGGTGTCTCAGCAAAAGTGACCTTAGCAAAAAGGGAAACGTGGACGAAGATATTGTGCACTTAGTGTCTTTGCTTAATAGCTACGAGGAGTATTTCACCACCAGTTCATGCTCTGGACGCATAACAGTCATTGACACG GCTCCCGAAAGCTGTGTTGTACAGAAGAAGAATCTTGTCTGGTTGTTTGTCTCGCATATGAAATGCACATTTGATGACGTG ATGTCTGCTCTGGACAGCTCGTGTGGAAGTGCTGTTCTGAAGTTTGAGCCATTTGTGCTCCATGTTCAATGTAGGACACTTGAGGATGCACGGTTAATG CTTGCAGCGGCTGTCCAGTCTGGCTTCAGGAACTCTGGTCTCACTTTGAGCAAGACTGGGAAGATCATCATG GCAGTGCGCTGTACCCATAGCCTGGAGGTTCCGCTCAGTCACCAAGGAAAGCTCTTGGTTTCACATGAGTATGTACATTTCTTAATTGGCATAGCCAATAAAAAGATGGAAGAGAATTTAAGACGAATTGAAAG GTTTTATCAGAGCATCCAGACAACtgtgatgaaaaacaaacaccaaacaCTACTGGACAAAGAAAAGAAGCTTGCGACAAAGAAGAATAAATCAATTGTGAGGCAAAAACTAGGACATCAAACTGATGATTGTCATAACAATGAAGGCAGCAGTATAATAGAAATGGATGAAGATCTGCATTTAGCTAAATGTTTTAGTAGTGTTCTGTGA
- the tyw3 gene encoding tRNA wybutosine-synthesizing protein 3 homolog isoform X2, with product MEKSFSEWKKRCLSKSDLSKKGNVDEDIVHLVSLLNSYEEYFTTSSCSGRITVIDTAPESCVVQKKNLVWLFVSHMKCTFDDVMSALDSSCGSAVLKFEPFVLHVQCRTLEDARLMAVRCTHSLEVPLSHQGKLLVSHEYVHFLIGIANKKMEENLRRIERFYQSIQTTVMKNKHQTLLDKEKKLATKKNKSIVRQKLGHQTDDCHNNEGSSIIEMDEDLHLAKCFSSVL from the exons ATGGAGAAAAGCTTCAGTGAGTGGAAGAAACGGTGTCTCAGCAAAAGTGACCTTAGCAAAAAGGGAAACGTGGACGAAGATATTGTGCACTTAGTGTCTTTGCTTAATAGCTACGAGGAGTATTTCACCACCAGTTCATGCTCTGGACGCATAACAGTCATTGACACG GCTCCCGAAAGCTGTGTTGTACAGAAGAAGAATCTTGTCTGGTTGTTTGTCTCGCATATGAAATGCACATTTGATGACGTG ATGTCTGCTCTGGACAGCTCGTGTGGAAGTGCTGTTCTGAAGTTTGAGCCATTTGTGCTCCATGTTCAATGTAGGACACTTGAGGATGCACGGTTAATG GCAGTGCGCTGTACCCATAGCCTGGAGGTTCCGCTCAGTCACCAAGGAAAGCTCTTGGTTTCACATGAGTATGTACATTTCTTAATTGGCATAGCCAATAAAAAGATGGAAGAGAATTTAAGACGAATTGAAAG GTTTTATCAGAGCATCCAGACAACtgtgatgaaaaacaaacaccaaacaCTACTGGACAAAGAAAAGAAGCTTGCGACAAAGAAGAATAAATCAATTGTGAGGCAAAAACTAGGACATCAAACTGATGATTGTCATAACAATGAAGGCAGCAGTATAATAGAAATGGATGAAGATCTGCATTTAGCTAAATGTTTTAGTAGTGTTCTGTGA